Within Candidatus Marinimicrobia bacterium CG08_land_8_20_14_0_20_45_22, the genomic segment GTGTAGGTAATAAAATGTCAAAAACAAGTTATTTAAATCCATTCAAAGCAATAAAATACTTATTCGAGAAACCGCAGACCATAAAATACCCTTTTGAAACAAAGGAAATTGCCGACCGTTAC encodes:
- a CDS encoding NADH-quinone oxidoreductase subunit NuoI — translated: MSKTSYLNPFKAIKYLFEKPQTIKYPFETKEIADRY